In Aedes albopictus strain Foshan chromosome 3, AalbF5, whole genome shotgun sequence, the following are encoded in one genomic region:
- the LOC115257444 gene encoding sister chromatid cohesion protein DCC1, which translates to MNFSQDYQRSVEDVHTIVQYAKLDHNNLTNTSQAIYYPDGDQDMSRLKLLEADDHILEQIKAGKSVSFKGALNEKVVICTESRTYEVKEAEISNSLLLVPNLKQAQATSRSPIKSPKGGVNTSLDSSTEEVDEAAVDSIDTVERKDVVKIFHDYFECRQVKPKYRKIIDLLRLTKYSGPENEHQVDRSLLFRFHQLLDTVQCSKEEFQDGLKKYRAIEIDDRIRMLDSEYEYRIVTLLLALIAENSWQLDEIDKDVSLESLQGIVPFEVAEGVFDIYTEKSERVPGRFKYRENLVCSLFAEKILQQGLKFQIDDFLTTWQETLPEGFTADERYLRGIGIIDREGNVPCVRGLNEADLPTNLLVRLVTLFKTKERWNLEQIEPYIECFTTPTLGVTSILAKHTRSLVVNGVRIYVSKH; encoded by the exons ATGAACTTCAGTCAAGA CTACCAACGTTCGGTTGAGGATGTCCACACGATAGTTCAGTACGCCAAGCTGGACCACAACAACTTGACCAACACATCGCAG GCCATATACTATCCGGATGGCGATCAGGACATGTCCCGACTGAAGCTCCTCGAAGCGGACGAtcacattctggagcaaatcaaggcAGGCAAGTCGGTGTCCTTCAAGGGGGCCCTGAACGAAAAGGTGGTCATCTGCACCGAATCGCGCACGTACGAAGTCAAGGAAGCGGAAATATCCAACAGTTTGCTGTTGGTACCAAATCTAAAACAAGCGCAGGCCACCAGCCGATCACCGATCAAAAGTCCCAAGGGGGGTGTGAACACCTCGCTGGACAGTAGCACCGAGGAGGTGGACGAGGCGGCGGTGGACAGTATCGATACGGTGGAACGGAAGGATGTGGTCAAAATATTCCACGATTACTTCGAGTGTCGCCAGGTAAAGCCCAAGTACCGGAAAATCATCGACCTGCTCCGGTTGACCAAGTACTCCGGGCCGGAAAACGAGCACCAGGTGGATCGGTCGTTGCTGTTCCGATTCCATCAGCTGTTGGACACGGTTCAGTGTAgcaaagaggagttccaggacggACTGAAGAAATACCGTGCGATCGAAATAGACGACCGGATTCGCATGCTGGACAGCGAATACGAGTACCGGATTGTCACACTGCTGTTGGCTTTGATTGCGGAAAATTCCTGGCAGCTGGACGAGATCGATAAGGATGTTAGTCTGGAGTCGCTGCAGGGGATCGTACCGTTCGAAGTAGCCGAAGGCGTCTTCGATATCTACACGGAAAAAAGCGAAAGAGTCCCCGGTCGATTCAAGTATCGTGAGAATCTAGTCTGCTCCTTGTTCGCGGAGAAAATTCTTCAGCAGGGTCTGAAGTTTCAAATCGACGATTTCCTGACGACCTGGCAGGAGACCCTACCGGAGGGGTTTACAGCCGACGAACGGTATCTGCGCGGGATAGGAATTATCGATCGCGAAGGAAACGTTCCCTGCGTGAGGGGGTTGAATGAAGCGGATTTACCTACGAATCTACTGGTCCGATTGGTGACGCTGTTCAAAACCAAGGAACGTTGGAACCTGGAGCAAATTGAACCTTACATTGA ATGCTTCACAACTCCGACGCTGGGTGTTACGTCTATCCTGGCTAAACACACTCGGTCTTTGGTTGTGAACGGCGTGCGAATCTACGTATCCAAGCACTGA